The Euphorbia lathyris chromosome 8, ddEupLath1.1, whole genome shotgun sequence genome has a window encoding:
- the LOC136203930 gene encoding RAF-like serine/threonine-protein kinase PRAF, translated as MKQPPASRFRLKPTTPALSRKLRLVCTFHGAFYLRPPSNTLKYIGGEARIISVDRNIGFSNLRSNISNLSPKLNSFSLKYQLSVSGTYAPLLSVSSDEDVTRMIKDYENLELYGHKIRLWLFVCSNDYADNIQSISISNSNSNAFGLTSGSQLFRVGFDDKVKKNPVNLRSADDSFRKLAKQSEELTNCCEENKQKYDLYQGNMRVQGSQACICLSQYTGSRLHLSNPRDDNLQLDLHNSKEKSMCDYESIQDFGIIEHKSLRNPNLNGENIIPPWKCEDLLTGSLYESHEVPYPSVCKNDKQNSIPGSSNEQQVEDSINPMNIGGCGFFSDPKNTVDLMDNLSLSATPALSFHATASTDVSIPLLKSQANLSDLVDGQVIIIQKDDKAVASNSFVSNAASTQKDQMQDEGIQQKLLTGLGIDKDATKQSIKGSNAIGRISTDLVGLYTRLQTIKNSDLEYVKELGSGTYGTVYHGKWKGSDVAIKKIKPSCFTGGSQQEDRLVADFWKEAHMLGQLHHPNIVAFYGVVTDGPPNNLATVTEYMVNASLKQVLQRKDRTIDRRKRIILAMDAAFGMEYLHEKNIVHFDLKSHNFLVNMRDPQRPVCKIGDLGLSKIKQRTLVSGGVRGTIPWMAPELLNSKNKMVTEKVDVFSFGIVMWELLTGEEPYSNLRSEEIIGGIIRGSLRLEIPSWCDPAWRSLMERCWSCDPDCRPSFSDIAKELRAMSARINIK; from the exons ATGAAACAACCACCTGCCTCTCGTTTCCGTCTGAAACCTACCACACCCGCCTTATCACGAAAGCTTAGGCTTGTTTGCACTTTCCATGGCGCTTTCTATCTCCGCCCCCCTTCCAACACACTCAAGTACATTGGTGGCGAAGCTCGTATCATCTCCGTTGACCGAAATATCGGATTCTCTAACCTCCGCTCTAACATCTCCAATCTTTCCCCCAAATTAAACTCTTTCTCACTCAAATACCAGCTCTCCGTCTCCGGCACTTATGCTCCTCTGCTTTCTGTTTCGTCTGACGAGGACGTTACTCGCATGATTAAGGACTACGAAAACCTTGAGTTGTACGGACATAAAATCAGGCTATGGCTCTTTGTATGCAGTAACGACTACGCTGATAACATTCAGAGCATTAGCATTAGCAATAGCAATAGCAATGCGTTCGGGCTCACAAGTGGGTCTCAGCTGTTTAGAGTTGGTTTTGATGATAAGGTTAAAAAGAATCCTGTTAACCTGAGGTCTGCTGATGATTCATTCAGGAAATTGGCTAAACAATCAGAGGAATTGACGAATTGTTGCGAGGAAAATAAGCAGAAATATGATCTGTATCAGGGGAATATGAGAGTACAGGGAAGTCAAGCCTGTATCTGTTTGTCTCAATATACAGGCTCTCGCTTGCATCTTTCGAACCCTAGGGATGACAATTTGCAATTGGATTTGCATAATTCAAAGGAGAAGTCGATGTGTGATTATGAATCAATTCAGGATTTCGGGATCATTGAGCATAAATCCCTGCGTAATCCTAATTTGAACGGGGAAAATATTATTCCACCCTGGAAATGTGAAGATTTATTGACTGGTTCCCTCTATGAGAGTCATGAAGTTCCATATCCAAGTGTTTGTAAGAATGACAAACAGAACAGCATCCCCGGTTCTAGCAACGAACAACAAGTGGAAGACAGTATAAACCCTATGAATATTGGCGGTTGTGGCTTCTTTAGTGATCCAAAAAATACAGTTGATCTCATGGATAACTTGTCATTATCCGCAACTCCTGCCCTCTCTTTTCATGCCACTGCCAGTACTGATGTTTCTATTCCCTTGCTCAAGTCTCAAGCAAATCTGTCAGATCTCGTAGATGGACAAGTTATCATAATCCAGAAAGATGATAAAGCAGTTGCATCCAATTCTTTTGTTTCTAATGCAGCTAGCACGCAAAAGGATCAGATGCAGGATGAAGGGATTCAACAGAAACTTCTGACTGGTTTAGGCATTGATAAG GATGCTACTAAGCAAAGCATTAAAGGCTCCAATGCGATTGGTAGAATCTCCACTGACTTGGTTGGATTATATACTCGTCTGCAG ACGATTAAAAATTCAGACCTGGAGTATGTAAAAGAACTTGGTTCTGGTACATATGGAACAGTCTACCATGGAAAATGGAAAGGGTCTGATGTTGCCATCAAGAAGATTAAACCAAGTTGTTTCACCGGAGGCTCGCAGCAGGAGGATCGATTG GTTGCAGACTTTTGGAAGGAAGCTCACATGCTTGGTCAACTTCACCATCCAAATATTGTGGCTTTTTATGGTGTGGTAACAGATGGACCACCGAATAACCTGGCAACAGTGACAGAATACATGGTCAATGCTTCTTTGAAACAAGTTCTGCAAAGAAAGGATCG AACAATTGATCGACGGAAGAGGATAATATTAGCAATGGATGCTGCCTTTGGGATGGAGTATCTACATGAAAAGAACATTGTCCACTTTGACTTGAAATCTCATAATTTCTTGGTGAATATGAGGGATCCTCAGCGACCTGTGTGTAAG ATTGGTGATCTAGGCTTATCAAAAATTAAACAGCGGACTCTTGTCTCTGGTGGAGTAAGAGGAACTATACCATGGATGGCACCGGAGCTTTTAAACAGTAAGAACAAAATGGTAACAGAAAAG GTTGATGTGTTCTCATTTGGAATAGTGATGTGGGAGCTCTTAACAGGGGAGGAGCCTTATTCAAATTTGCGTTCAGAAGAAATAATAG GTGGTATAATAAGAGGTAGCCTTCGACTTGAAATACCGAGCTGGTGTGATCCGGCATGGAGATCACTGATGGAGAGATGCTGGTCATGTGATCCAGACTGTAGGCCTTCATTCTCAGATATTGCCAAGGAGCTACGTGCAATGTCAGCACGAATCAACATTAAATGA